The genomic region CAATCGGATCACGGGCCTCTTCTCCAAGACGGGAGAGAAGATTCTGACGACCTTGCAGTGGCCCGGAGAGAATATGTTCGAGCAACTGATAGGGGGTGATGAAATCCGCACGATCCAACAGTTCCTGCAACAATTGCACGGTCGCAGCTGCACCATCGATCGCCTGACCTTTTTGTTGCGCTGCATCACGCAACACACTCCAAAGCCCAGATTTTCTGCCAAAGGATAGAGCGTAGAGCTGATCCTGCGACCAACCAATCAACGGCGAAACGAGCAAATTTGCAAGATTCAGATCGTCCTCGGGCTGCAGGACAAACCGCAATGTCGCTAGCAAGTCTTGCACGACCAATGGGTCGGTAAGCATGAGCCGATCGACGCCGGCCACGGGGACCGCCTCTTCATGCAAGCGCGCCACGAGCAATGAGGCAAGCTCGCCGCGGCTCCGCATCAGAATCAGCACGTCTTCCGGCCGCAACGGACGCCCTTTGCCGGAAACCCAGATTTGATCGGGCCCGTCGGCAATCCAGCGCTTCACCTGCTGGGCAATTTTTCGCGCCAAGGCGAGCTTGGCATCGGCTAGCCACCCCTCTTCACCTGCATCAACCTCATCCAGCGTCTCGCCCCGCACTGGCTTGAAAATGCTGACCTGGCCGGGGCGTCCCGCATGCGCAGAAACATGACTCCGAAGTGCGTCCGGCAGGCCGATCGCATCCGCTCCGACATTTTTCAGCACCGCATCGACGAGTTCGAGGATCGGCGCCGAAGACCGGTAGCTCTTATCCAAACTAAGATTTTGGAGCGCCCGTTGCCGCTCTTCGATATGCTGTGCAAATCGTGTCCGCGCATCTGTAAACGCCTGCGGGTTTGTGCCCTGGAAACCGAAGATCGCCTGCTTGAAGTCACCTACGGCAAAGATCGTCCTGTGCACAGCATCTGCGCTGTCAGGATCCAGCTCGAAAAACTCGGCGCTCAAGCCTTCGATGATGGACCATTGCGCACTGTTTGTATCTTGCGCCTCATCAACCAGAATATGATCGATGCTTTGGTCCAGCTTGTAGCGCACCCACTCTCCAATGCCGTCCTGGGTGAGTAGAAACCGGACAATGGTGATCATGTCATTGAAATCGAGAGCGCCCCGCCGGCGCTTGGCTACGGCATAATCCTCTGCAAAACGCCGGCCGGAGCGAAGTGCGGCACCAGCGAATTGGGAAAACTCGGCCTTGATGCGCATGGCCAACATGGCGCCAACTTGCTCGTCTAACGACGCACAAATTTCAGGATAGTCGGGCGCGTTATCGATCAGTTTCTGACTGAACTTTCTGAGATCTCCCTGCTTTGTCGCCCAAACATTGCGAAGATCCGAGAGCATCACGGATCGCTGTTCGGCATCTGCGGCGAGCCAGGTCGATATGGTTTGCGCTCCAGCAAGGCCGGTTTTGGTCCCCCATTGAGAATTTGCATCTGCGATCTTGCTCAGCGCGTCGATATCAAACGCAGTATCGGAACACGTTTCAATGATGGCCTGATCCACATCACCGGCCGGCAAGTCGAAGCCGCGGCGCAATACGTCATTAAACAGCTCTGGGGGGCCAACGGCGGCCAATGCTTCAAAGTTGTGAGCGCAATGACGGAGAAAATTCTCGGCCCCCTCCTCGCCCATTCGGCGACTGAGATGTTGGACATCGGATATCAGGTCCGTGTCACCACCTTCTTCGGCGCTGACGAGCATTGCCGCCAATGTATCCCGGATCAGGAGCGATTGTTCGCGCCCTTCGATCGGTCGGAATCCGGGTACTATTCGTGCTTCGGCCGGAAATGCGGCCAACAGGCTCTGCGCGAAGGCATGGATAGTCTGTATTCTCAATCCACCGCCTGTCGCATCGAGCACCCGGGCAAATAATTTGCGAGCCTCGGCGACGGAATCGGGATCATGCGCCTCCCCAAGCGCCATCAACTCTTGAGCCAAGACGGGATTTTTCAGCCGAACCCAATGCGCCAAACGCGCATGAATCCGATCCGCCATTTCTGCGGCGCCGGCCTTGGTGAAGGTCAGACACAAGATCGCGGCTGGATCGACACCCGACAACAGCAACCGCATGACCCGCGCTGTGAGCACCTGGGTTTTTCCTGTGCCAGCAGAAGCCGACAGCCAGGCAAGTTCGGCTGGGTCTGAAGCGTCGCGCTGTTCATCGGTCAGCGGATAGAGCGGAGATAGGCGTTTACCCATCACTGCGCCCATACCATTCTTGCAACCGCATCAGCTGATCATAATCACCATAGGGCGCATATTCGGGATGGAGTTTTGCGGTGAAAGGCTCGTCACCGATCAACCACAGCTCGGCAGCATCGGCGAACACCGAGGCTGCATGTGCGACGAAGTTCTCGGCGGTGATCTCAGCGTCACCGCGTTTACGAAATGGTTCTTTGACATAACCAAAGCCATCGCCATCTTTTCCAAGGGACCAGTACTCAAAGAGAGCGGCGCTGCCATCGATCCCTGCAAACGCACCGCGATCTGCCAATAGTCCCAGCAAGCCAAGCTGCATCGCGAAGCCCGCTTCGACGGCTGCTGGGCTCGGAGGCTGGCCGGTTTTATAGTCAACTATCGCAAGGCTGCTATCTGGCAGAGTGTCGATGCGATCGACTTTTCCGGTCAGCACAACGCCGGAAATCTCGGTTTTGCCATCGGCCTCCGCGGCCACGGGAATTCGACCCGCTGCTATCTGAGCCCGGACCCGCTCACCAATCCAGCGGATCGGTTCGGTCAGTCGCGGTCGCCACATGGCGCGCATCAATGGATGCGCATCGCTCGCATCGAGAAGCGCTTCCGCCCGCGCTATTAACTTGTCCGGGTCGCAATCATCTTCGCGGAACCAGTCTTCCAATATCTGATGCACAGCTGACCCCCGCCATGCAGGGCTCGGATCTGAATCGAGCGGATCGAGCGCGGACAGTCGCAACATGGTCTGCGCGTAGAAAGCGAAGGGGTCGGCCTTAAGCCGATCAACCTTGGTGACTGATATCTGCTTCGGACGGTCAGCCATGGGTGGAGCGGGAGCCGGCCGCGCAGCCGATTGTGTCTGGTGATCGGCATGATCAATAGATGTGCCCCATGCCTTGAATCGCGGAGCGCGCGTTAGGCCTCCTGTCATGGCTTCAAGGCGCAACCAGAAGCGCGAGGCAATTGCGGGTGCGCTCGCATCCCTGCGCGCCCGCGTCACTAAAACCTGACGACCACCCAAGGCACTGGCAAAATCATGGGCAGCTAACCCGATACGCCGTTCCAGGCCCGGCAGTTCCAGCTCAGCGCGTAAGCGCGGAGCGAGCCAGGGGTCTGGTGCCGGAAGATTGGGCCAAATGCCTTCGTTCAAGCCTCCAAGGATCATTAAATCCGCCTGCTGCAGCCGCGCTTCGAGAACCCCCCAGATGGAAAGGCGCGGATGACCACCCTGTGGCGGGCGGACTGCGATATCACCCATCAAGTGGGTCAGCAGCGGTGCCATATCGGAAATCTCCGCAGCTGCCGGACCAAGAGCGGATTGCATCTCACAATCGGCAATAAACCGCGCGGCTTCGCGCCCGGTTGGGCCAGACCAAACGACATCTCCAGCCAGTCTGCTTGCGGCATCGCGTATTGCGGCAATGAGCGCGGACAATGTCGCGCTGGCTTGTGCTGCACCTTGCAGCGGGCGCAGCAGATCAGCTGTGTCGTCCCACCATCGCTGAACTGACAATAACGCTTCGCGCTCTCGATCGCGCGCCTGGGCGGTCATGGATCGAAGATGCTCGCTGACGCCTTCAAGCCCTGCCCGGGGTCGAGGACCTCGCAAAGCTATATCAAGTTGCCGCACATCGTTGAGCCATGTGCCGCGGCCGTCTCCGGCCTGAACAAGGGGATGCTTCAACAAGGCCAGCAGTGAAATGGGAGCAAATCGGTCGGCCGCGGCCGTTGCCAGCGCAACTAGTAATGTTCCAGGCGGTTGCTCCGACAAGGGACGCCCGGCGGAATCATCTGCCTCGACTCCCCAGCGGCGCAAGTGGGCTGATACTCTTCGAGCCAAAGCACGATCAGGCGTGACCAGTGCGGCCGTGCGCCCGGGCGTCTCAAGCACCTCTCGCATCGCAATTGCAATGACTTGCGCTTCTTCGCGCGGGGTAGCCAATTCCAGCCCTCGGACCCCTGAAAGTCGACGTTCGCGAGGTGGAAGATCATTCCATTTGCCGGTGAAATTTGCGGGCGCCATCACATTGCTGATCGCGCGTGTCCGAACAGCGGGAGAGTCATGTCCACCGCCCCAACGCCAAGGCCTAACTTCGTCACGCGCTACTCCAACGCGATCCAGCAACAGTTTTAGCGCGAATTGCGGATGGGTCTCAATCGAACGTTTTCTGAAGCCGGACTGTGGATCACGGTCATGAGGTCCCAGTGCCTCCCATTCACAGTCCGGCATCACTGTGTCTAAACCCGGCAGCACAACGCTACCCTGCTCCATTCGGGCAACAGTACGCAGGACTTGGGCAACAGACGGTGACGTTGACGCAATACCAGCCGCAACGACAAATCCATCAGGCGGGCTAATCCGCCAACGCTCCGCCATATGATCGAGTAGTCGATTACGCCGTTCGGCCATGTCGATCTTACCAAGCTTGAGTAGTTCGGCCGGCCATTCGGTCAATATCATCTCGAGCTGGTCAAGCGAGACTTTCCAGTGTTCGGCAAGCTCTCCCTCGACGCCATCGGCCAATGCCTCGGGATTCACTTTTTCGATCAACAGCTGATCGAGCGTCGTCGCTAGATCGCGCGCCAACCGAACCGCTTCGCCAGCGTCAACGGGCTCGCCCAATCTTTCGCGGGTTCGCTGAACAATTGTTGCAAGCCGCATGGTCCGTTCAAGCGGCGCGACTGCCGGCGGGATATCAGCACAGATGCCGATAGGATCGAGCGCGCTGCCCAATGTCTCGACAATTTCCGGATCGCCGATTGGTACAAGACGGGGCAATACCAATCCAGCCGACGACCGGCGAACAAAGGCATCCTGAATCGCACGTGCTGTGCGATTGGTTGGTACCAGAATGATGCCGCCCGCTAACCCGAGGGGATCTTTCCCATGCATCCGCAAAAGGCCGGCCGCGAGCGCGTCCGAAAAGGCCCGATGGGGCGGGATTGTAAAAATGTTTGGGTGGACGGCCTTAGCCATCCAACAGAAGGGCCTCAGCCTTCTTTATTGCAGGCGGCGTGCCGATATCGAACCATAGGCCCTGGTGGGCCAAGCCGAATACTCGACCCTGTTCAATGGCTCTATCCCAGAGGATATTTGTCGAGAACGGACCAGCTGGCGGATCAACAAACAATCGCTTCGAAACCAGTTGAATGCCCGAGTAAACGAATGGCGCGATTTTGCCGCGATTCCGACGGGTGAGCCGACCGAGGCTATCCATGTGAAAATCGCCACGGCCTTTGTGGCAGTGCGCATGGGCCTGAGGAACCAGTAACAATAATGCGTCCATCTTGTCCGGATCCCAACGCGCCGCAAGGAGGCGCAGTGTGTCGGTCGGACCATCGACCCACAGGACGTCAGAGTTCATGACGAAGAAGGGGTCTGCATCAATTAAAGGCAAAGCCTTGGTGACACCGCCGCCTGTTTCGAGCAGCTCGGACCGTTCGTCAGATACGGTGATGCCGACATCACCATCTCGTCGCGCCAAATGGGCTTCGACCGCATCCGCCAGATAGTGAACGTTAATGATAGCTTTTGACACGCCAGCATCGCGAAGTCGGTCCAGAACATGATCAAGCAGGGCTCGACCTTTCACCTGAATAAGCGGTTTGGGCGTTGTCGCTGTCAGCGGTCGCATCCTCTTGCCGAGGCCTGCTGCCATTACCATGGCCGTGTCGACATTCGGGCCTTCAGTGGCCGGACGGATGGCTAACGGCGCACTGAATTTGTTCATCGTGGCGAGCCTCCTTGCCAAGCATCAGACCGTTTTCCGCTTGGAACATTGGATGAAAACCATGCTGTCACCGGTGCAAGTGCCGGGTGCCTCAAATCCCGTTCAAGATATTTCCACACCCGCGCCTGATAGGAAAGGTAGCGCGATTTTCCATCGCGCTTCCAAAGCCTGGTGAAAATACCCAGGATCTTCACGTTTCGCTGCGCTCCGAGAATGGCATAGGCGGCGTCAAACTCTGGCCCTGTCACGACGGGATTGGTTACCCGATAGTGCGTTATCATGTTTTCCTCGAGTTCCCGCGACACGTCGCGACGCGCATCTTGCAAAAGCGAAACCAGATCATAAGCTGGATGACCGGCTAGTGCGTCCTGGAAATCCAGCAAACCAAGCGATCCAATTCCATGTCGCCCCTCAAGCAGCATCAGATTCTCGGCATGATAGTCCCGCAAGACAGTCACAGGATCGGACTGTTCTACGACCGGACCCAGCACCTTGTGCCATGCGGCATCAAATCCGGCTTCGTCGACAGTCAAATCGAGCGCCGGGGCGTACCATTCAGTAAACAATCGGGCCTCGCGGAGATACTCGTCCATCGTGTAGCTTGGCAGATCACCTGCGCCAGAACGGTGAAGCACGCCCAACAGGGTTACTGCATCCCGGTAAATTCGCGCTTCACTTTCAGGCGCTGCATCGACAACTTCGCGCATGCGAGCGTCACCGAAATCTTCCAGCAGGATAAGACCTTCCTCAAGATTGCTCGCCATGATCTTCGGTGCGGCAAACCCGAGCCGATTCAGATGATCTGCGACGTCGATAAAGGGCTGGCTATCTTCCTTGTCTGCCGGAGCATGCATCAACACTGCGGTTCGACCGGGAGCGACGACTCGGAAATAGCGCCGAAAGGAAGCATCGCCGGCGAGCGGTAGCAGCGCCCCATCTCCCCAGCCATTGGCTTGGAGAAATTCTGGAGCAGACTCGGGGTTTTTCATGCTGGTGGCCATCGGGTCTCCCAAGCGGGCGGAACCGTCGCTGTCAAGGACCGTGCGGCAGGTCGCCCTTCTCCCTGCGATTCAATGTTCAAATAGAGGCGCAACGTGTCGTTCCAGAGATTTGCGCCAAGTCGCTCAGGCCACTCAATCAGCATCGCCACTTCACGACGTGCTTCATCTAAACCCAGCTCCAACGCTTCGTCTGGATCCTCAAGACGATACAGATCGACATGCCATACCGGGATCCGTGTTTCGGGAGCGTCATATGGTTGCACAATCGCAAAGGTTGGGCTTGGCGCCTCACTATTTAGGCCCAGGCCCTGAAGAATTCCACGAGCAAGCGTCGTCTTTCCAGCGCCCAGATCGCCAAACAGCGCAACCGCATCTCCCTGCCGCAGGGTCGGTGCAATTGATGCACCAAATGCGACCGTCGCTTCTTCGTCTTCGAGCGGTATCGCGTCCGGCATCGTTACTGCTGACCTTCGCGGGGTAGAGCGATTGTTACAAACGTCCCCTCGCCCGGTTCGCTATTGAGTTCCAATGTTCCCGCATGAGCTTCGACGAACTGTTTCGTCAGCGGTAATCCAAGTCCCAAAGCTCGGGATTGCTGTTCGCCCGAACCACGATGAAAACGGTCAAATACTCGAGCCCGATCCTCTTCGGTGATGC from Parasphingopyxis sp. CP4 harbors:
- a CDS encoding nucleotidyltransferase family protein produces the protein MNKFSAPLAIRPATEGPNVDTAMVMAAGLGKRMRPLTATTPKPLIQVKGRALLDHVLDRLRDAGVSKAIINVHYLADAVEAHLARRDGDVGITVSDERSELLETGGGVTKALPLIDADPFFVMNSDVLWVDGPTDTLRLLAARWDPDKMDALLLLVPQAHAHCHKGRGDFHMDSLGRLTRRNRGKIAPFVYSGIQLVSKRLFVDPPAGPFSTNILWDRAIEQGRVFGLAHQGLWFDIGTPPAIKKAEALLLDG
- a CDS encoding aminoglycoside phosphotransferase family protein; this translates as MATSMKNPESAPEFLQANGWGDGALLPLAGDASFRRYFRVVAPGRTAVLMHAPADKEDSQPFIDVADHLNRLGFAAPKIMASNLEEGLILLEDFGDARMREVVDAAPESEARIYRDAVTLLGVLHRSGAGDLPSYTMDEYLREARLFTEWYAPALDLTVDEAGFDAAWHKVLGPVVEQSDPVTVLRDYHAENLMLLEGRHGIGSLGLLDFQDALAGHPAYDLVSLLQDARRDVSRELEENMITHYRVTNPVVTGPEFDAAYAILGAQRNVKILGIFTRLWKRDGKSRYLSYQARVWKYLERDLRHPALAPVTAWFSSNVPSGKRSDAWQGGSPR
- the tsaE gene encoding tRNA (adenosine(37)-N6)-threonylcarbamoyltransferase complex ATPase subunit type 1 TsaE, with the translated sequence MPDAIPLEDEEATVAFGASIAPTLRQGDAVALFGDLGAGKTTLARGILQGLGLNSEAPSPTFAIVQPYDAPETRIPVWHVDLYRLEDPDEALELGLDEARREVAMLIEWPERLGANLWNDTLRLYLNIESQGEGRPAARSLTATVPPAWETRWPPA
- the addB gene encoding double-strand break repair protein AddB, whose protein sequence is MAKAVHPNIFTIPPHRAFSDALAAGLLRMHGKDPLGLAGGIILVPTNRTARAIQDAFVRRSSAGLVLPRLVPIGDPEIVETLGSALDPIGICADIPPAVAPLERTMRLATIVQRTRERLGEPVDAGEAVRLARDLATTLDQLLIEKVNPEALADGVEGELAEHWKVSLDQLEMILTEWPAELLKLGKIDMAERRNRLLDHMAERWRISPPDGFVVAAGIASTSPSVAQVLRTVARMEQGSVVLPGLDTVMPDCEWEALGPHDRDPQSGFRKRSIETHPQFALKLLLDRVGVARDEVRPWRWGGGHDSPAVRTRAISNVMAPANFTGKWNDLPPRERRLSGVRGLELATPREEAQVIAIAMREVLETPGRTAALVTPDRALARRVSAHLRRWGVEADDSAGRPLSEQPPGTLLVALATAAADRFAPISLLALLKHPLVQAGDGRGTWLNDVRQLDIALRGPRPRAGLEGVSEHLRSMTAQARDREREALLSVQRWWDDTADLLRPLQGAAQASATLSALIAAIRDAASRLAGDVVWSGPTGREAARFIADCEMQSALGPAAAEISDMAPLLTHLMGDIAVRPPQGGHPRLSIWGVLEARLQQADLMILGGLNEGIWPNLPAPDPWLAPRLRAELELPGLERRIGLAAHDFASALGGRQVLVTRARRDASAPAIASRFWLRLEAMTGGLTRAPRFKAWGTSIDHADHQTQSAARPAPAPPMADRPKQISVTKVDRLKADPFAFYAQTMLRLSALDPLDSDPSPAWRGSAVHQILEDWFREDDCDPDKLIARAEALLDASDAHPLMRAMWRPRLTEPIRWIGERVRAQIAAGRIPVAAEADGKTEISGVVLTGKVDRIDTLPDSSLAIVDYKTGQPPSPAAVEAGFAMQLGLLGLLADRGAFAGIDGSAALFEYWSLGKDGDGFGYVKEPFRKRGDAEITAENFVAHAASVFADAAELWLIGDEPFTAKLHPEYAPYGDYDQLMRLQEWYGRSDG
- the addA gene encoding double-strand break repair helicase AddA; protein product: MGKRLSPLYPLTDEQRDASDPAELAWLSASAGTGKTQVLTARVMRLLLSGVDPAAILCLTFTKAGAAEMADRIHARLAHWVRLKNPVLAQELMALGEAHDPDSVAEARKLFARVLDATGGGLRIQTIHAFAQSLLAAFPAEARIVPGFRPIEGREQSLLIRDTLAAMLVSAEEGGDTDLISDVQHLSRRMGEEGAENFLRHCAHNFEALAAVGPPELFNDVLRRGFDLPAGDVDQAIIETCSDTAFDIDALSKIADANSQWGTKTGLAGAQTISTWLAADAEQRSVMLSDLRNVWATKQGDLRKFSQKLIDNAPDYPEICASLDEQVGAMLAMRIKAEFSQFAGAALRSGRRFAEDYAVAKRRRGALDFNDMITIVRFLLTQDGIGEWVRYKLDQSIDHILVDEAQDTNSAQWSIIEGLSAEFFELDPDSADAVHRTIFAVGDFKQAIFGFQGTNPQAFTDARTRFAQHIEERQRALQNLSLDKSYRSSAPILELVDAVLKNVGADAIGLPDALRSHVSAHAGRPGQVSIFKPVRGETLDEVDAGEEGWLADAKLALARKIAQQVKRWIADGPDQIWVSGKGRPLRPEDVLILMRSRGELASLLVARLHEEAVPVAGVDRLMLTDPLVVQDLLATLRFVLQPEDDLNLANLLVSPLIGWSQDQLYALSFGRKSGLWSVLRDAAQQKGQAIDGAAATVQLLQELLDRADFITPYQLLEHILSGPLQGRQNLLSRLGEEARDPIDELLNTALVFETENSPSLQHFLDWFDRGDAEIKRDPAAPLDAVRVMTVHGAKGLQAPLVILADATFDPNLARSSSVDFQLAENLPAVPLPRPRKVEQVDMLADAVERQQLADREEHWRLLYVALTRAEEQLVVAGSLGPRNKDGAPQDSWYNAVEQAMQTLDREWEDDAHWSGVMRFEGHQPVDTKRRRSVASRSVPPVIAKPGWLDMPAPDEECPPRPLAPSSLADDKVPDPPPSDAMRFAAERGRLLHSLFERLPDVAKPDRTDAAHHWLERNAGIENQTIRDEIVGHALAIVENDDFSEIFSSDALAEAPIAAVVGDIVVSGTVDRLLVDDERVQVVDFKTGGFVPSGPDAVPVTHVRQMAAYAAALRVIFPERDIEASLLYTSGPKLISVSADQLEANKPGLPPMEQSLSPGG